Proteins from a genomic interval of Pseudomonas silesiensis:
- the cysQ gene encoding 3'(2'),5'-bisphosphate nucleotidase CysQ, translated as MNESMAVLLEDVIGIARAAGELVMEVYRSDFEVRGKVDTSPVTEADERAETLILQALAARTPQIPVISEEAAAAGQVPEVGRRFWLVDPLDGTKEFINRNGEFTVNIALIDNGEPVLGVVLAPALERLFAGARDCGAFIEQAGQRQAIHCRAVTEEGMDVVASRSHGDAEALDAFLDGRKVRSLKSAGSSLKICLVAAGEADLYPRLGRTMEWDIAAGHAVLVAAGGQVCTLAGDTLRYGKPGLDNPHFYARGLQ; from the coding sequence ATGAACGAGTCAATGGCTGTTCTGCTCGAAGATGTCATCGGTATTGCTCGCGCAGCGGGCGAGTTGGTGATGGAGGTGTACCGCTCGGATTTCGAGGTGCGCGGGAAAGTCGACACCTCCCCGGTGACCGAAGCTGACGAGCGCGCCGAGACCCTGATTCTGCAGGCCCTGGCGGCGCGCACACCGCAGATTCCGGTGATTTCCGAAGAGGCCGCCGCCGCTGGCCAGGTGCCCGAAGTGGGCCGGCGTTTCTGGCTGGTGGACCCGCTGGATGGCACCAAGGAATTCATCAATCGCAACGGCGAGTTCACCGTCAATATCGCCCTGATCGATAACGGCGAACCGGTGCTGGGGGTGGTTCTGGCGCCCGCACTGGAGCGTCTGTTCGCCGGTGCCCGTGATTGCGGAGCCTTTATCGAACAGGCCGGACAGCGCCAGGCCATCCACTGTCGGGCGGTGACGGAGGAGGGAATGGACGTGGTTGCCAGCCGCTCCCATGGGGATGCCGAGGCGCTGGATGCATTCCTCGACGGGCGCAAGGTGCGCTCCCTGAAAAGTGCCGGCTCATCGCTGAAGATCTGCCTGGTGGCGGCCGGCGAGGCGGACCTTTATCCGCGTCTGGGACGCACCATGGAGTGGGATATCGCCGCGGGGCACGCGGTGCTGGTCGCCGCCGGCGGACAGGTCTGCACCCTGGCCGGCGATACGTTGCGTTATGGCAAGCCCGGCCTGGACAATCCGCATTTCTACGCGCGTGGACTGCAGTGA
- a CDS encoding GlxA family transcriptional regulator codes for MTTFNSGPQPQNRAPQSIGFLLLDNFTLISLASAVEPLRMANQLSGRELYRWTTLTVDGGQVWASDGLQITPDASMHKAPPMDMIIVCGGVGIQRTVTREHVSWLQSQARKACRLGAVCTGSWALACAGLLDGFDCSVHWECLAAMQEAFPRIVMSTRLFTLDRNRFTSSGGTAPLDMMLHLISRDHGRELSAAISEMFVYERIRNEQDHQRVPLKHMLGTNQPKLQEIVALMEANLEEPIDLDELAVYVAVSRRQLERLFQKYLHCSPSRYYLKLRLVRARQLLKQTPMSIIEVASICGFVSTPHFSKCYREYFGIPPRDERVGSNTTQQVAMIPLPQAFVLSPLAGSISALSQARNESTFASVRL; via the coding sequence ATGACGACGTTCAACTCCGGGCCCCAACCCCAGAACCGTGCGCCTCAATCCATCGGCTTTCTGCTGCTGGACAATTTCACGCTGATTTCTCTGGCGTCCGCAGTGGAACCCCTGCGTATGGCCAACCAATTGTCCGGTCGCGAGCTGTATCGCTGGACCACCCTCACTGTAGACGGCGGGCAGGTCTGGGCCAGTGACGGTCTGCAAATCACCCCTGACGCTTCCATGCACAAAGCCCCGCCTATGGACATGATCATCGTTTGCGGTGGCGTCGGCATTCAGCGTACTGTCACCCGCGAACACGTGTCGTGGCTGCAAAGCCAGGCCCGCAAGGCCTGCCGCCTCGGTGCGGTCTGCACCGGCAGTTGGGCTCTGGCTTGCGCCGGACTGCTCGATGGTTTCGATTGCAGCGTGCACTGGGAGTGCCTGGCGGCGATGCAGGAAGCTTTCCCGCGGATAGTAATGAGTACCCGTTTGTTCACCCTCGACCGTAACCGCTTCACCAGCTCCGGAGGCACCGCGCCACTGGACATGATGCTGCACCTGATCAGCCGTGATCACGGGCGTGAACTGTCCGCCGCGATCTCGGAAATGTTTGTCTACGAGCGCATCCGCAACGAGCAGGATCACCAGCGCGTGCCGCTCAAGCACATGCTTGGCACCAATCAACCGAAGTTGCAGGAAATCGTGGCGCTGATGGAAGCCAACCTGGAAGAGCCGATCGACCTGGACGAACTCGCGGTGTATGTCGCCGTGTCCCGTCGCCAGCTGGAGCGGCTGTTCCAGAAGTACCTGCACTGCTCGCCGTCGCGTTACTACCTGAAACTGCGTCTGGTCCGTGCGCGCCAGTTGCTCAAGCAAACGCCGATGTCGATCATCGAAGTGGCGTCGATCTGTGGCTTCGTGTCCACGCCGCACTTCTCCAAGTGCTACCGCGAATACTTTGGCATTCCGCCGCGTGACGAACGCGTCGGTTCCAATACCACGCAGCAGGTGGCGATGATACCGCTACCGCAAGCATTTGTGCTCTCGCCGTTGGCCGGTTCGATTTCAGCTTTGAGCCAGGCACGTAACGAGTCAACCTTTGCCAGCGTTCGTCTATAA
- a CDS encoding BCCT family transporter: MATENNAETLALGVTDPSKSEEARQDRRLEGKIDWVVFGITSLTAIAFIFWGIASQASLAASASAAQSWVIIHFGWFFVLTSTLFVIFVLWLAASRYGRIPLGRDGEAPEFRTVSWVAMMFSAGMGIGLMFFGVAEPLSHYTTPPPGSAIAQSNEAMQVAMATTLFHWTLHPWAMYAIVGLVIAYGTFRRGRSQLVSTAFRPLIGKHANGPLGRVIDMLAIFATLFGSAASLGLGALQIAGGLEYNGWIDNPGKAFYLAIITVLTIAFVASAVSGIGKGIQWLSNINMILALTLAVFVFLVGPTLLMLNLLPTSIGVYIKLLPEMMARTSASGGPQMDSWLASWTVFYWAWWISWTPFVGMFIARISRGRTIRQFVSGVLLVPSLVSLIWFTLFGGASIDAVREGSLLLVDGVVNSNNALYELLNGYPLASITSVLVMVLVAIFFVSGADAASLVMGTLSERGTTEPSRTTVIFWGALTGTVAAIMLAIGDPANPGAALTGLQNLTIVVSLPFVIVMVFLCLALYRDLRKDPMMLRHLRGSELIEKAVLYGAVKHGEEFYIVIQETKAAGKSVRPKEEVSGS; encoded by the coding sequence ATGGCAACGGAAAACAACGCTGAAACATTGGCGCTCGGCGTAACCGACCCTTCCAAAAGTGAAGAGGCAAGGCAGGATCGCCGTCTTGAAGGCAAGATCGATTGGGTCGTTTTTGGCATTACCAGCCTCACTGCAATCGCGTTCATTTTCTGGGGAATCGCCAGTCAGGCGAGTCTGGCCGCCAGCGCTTCTGCGGCGCAATCCTGGGTCATCATTCACTTCGGTTGGTTCTTTGTTCTGACATCGACACTGTTTGTCATCTTCGTGCTATGGCTGGCGGCGAGCAGGTACGGCAGGATCCCTCTGGGGCGTGACGGCGAAGCACCCGAGTTCCGCACGGTCTCATGGGTTGCCATGATGTTCAGTGCAGGTATGGGGATCGGCCTAATGTTCTTTGGCGTAGCTGAGCCGCTGTCGCACTACACCACTCCACCTCCCGGATCGGCGATTGCGCAATCAAACGAAGCGATGCAAGTGGCGATGGCGACCACGCTCTTCCACTGGACCCTGCACCCTTGGGCGATGTACGCCATTGTCGGCCTGGTTATCGCCTACGGTACTTTTCGACGCGGACGTTCACAGCTTGTCTCCACCGCATTCCGCCCTTTGATAGGCAAACATGCCAATGGGCCGCTTGGTCGCGTTATCGACATGCTGGCCATTTTTGCAACGCTGTTCGGTTCTGCCGCTTCACTTGGGCTAGGCGCCCTGCAGATTGCTGGCGGTCTCGAATACAACGGTTGGATCGACAACCCGGGAAAAGCTTTCTACCTGGCCATTATTACCGTGCTGACCATTGCCTTCGTCGCCTCTGCGGTTTCGGGCATTGGCAAAGGCATCCAGTGGCTCTCCAACATCAATATGATTCTGGCACTGACGCTGGCAGTGTTTGTCTTCTTGGTCGGGCCAACGCTCTTGATGTTGAACCTGTTGCCGACCTCTATCGGCGTCTACATAAAGCTGCTGCCAGAGATGATGGCGCGCACGAGCGCAAGTGGCGGGCCTCAGATGGATAGCTGGTTGGCTAGCTGGACAGTGTTCTACTGGGCCTGGTGGATTTCCTGGACCCCCTTCGTCGGTATGTTTATCGCCCGTATCAGTCGCGGGCGGACCATCAGGCAATTTGTCAGTGGGGTGTTGCTGGTTCCGAGCCTGGTCAGCCTGATCTGGTTCACCCTGTTCGGTGGCGCGAGTATCGATGCAGTGCGAGAGGGCAGCCTTTTGCTGGTGGACGGTGTGGTGAACAGTAACAACGCACTTTACGAACTCCTGAACGGTTATCCACTGGCTTCAATAACGTCTGTTCTGGTCATGGTGCTTGTCGCTATTTTCTTCGTGTCGGGTGCTGACGCTGCATCGCTGGTGATGGGTACGCTCTCGGAGCGTGGTACGACGGAACCGTCTCGGACCACCGTGATTTTTTGGGGGGCGCTCACAGGCACCGTTGCAGCGATCATGCTTGCGATTGGAGATCCAGCAAATCCAGGCGCGGCCCTCACAGGATTGCAGAACCTGACCATCGTTGTATCACTGCCTTTTGTGATTGTGATGGTATTTCTCTGTCTGGCGCTGTATCGGGATCTGCGCAAGGATCCCATGATGTTGCGTCACCTGCGCGGTAGCGAATTAATAGAAAAAGCGGTGCTGTATGGTGCGGTGAAACATGGTGAGGAATTCTACATCGTCATTCAGGAGACGAAGGCCGCCGGCAAGTCCGTCAGGCCGAAAGAGGAAGTATCTGGCTCTTGA
- a CDS encoding response regulator: MNTDLRILIIDDQRPNLDLVEQLLVREGLTNVLSSTQPLRTLELFNSFEPDLVILDLHMPEFDGFAVLEQLNRRIPGGEYLPILVLTADATRDTRLRALALGAKDFISKPLDALETMLRVWNLLETRVLYKTLRTLVPADQIDLLQKRGSKSSN; encoded by the coding sequence GTGAACACCGACCTGCGCATTCTGATCATCGACGACCAACGCCCCAACCTCGATCTGGTGGAGCAACTGCTGGTACGCGAGGGACTGACCAACGTGCTGAGCAGCACCCAGCCGCTGCGGACTCTGGAGCTGTTCAACAGCTTCGAGCCGGACCTGGTGATTCTCGACCTGCACATGCCCGAGTTCGACGGCTTTGCCGTCCTTGAACAACTCAACCGGCGTATCCCTGGCGGTGAATACTTGCCAATCCTCGTGCTCACCGCCGACGCCACCCGCGACACCCGCCTGCGCGCCCTGGCCCTGGGGGCCAAGGACTTCATCAGCAAACCACTGGATGCTCTGGAAACCATGCTGCGGGTGTGGAACCTGCTGGAAACCCGCGTGCTCTACAAGACCTTGCGCACCTTGGTGCCGGCGGATCAGATCGATCTGCTGCAAAAGCGGGGTTCAAAGTCATCAAATTAA
- a CDS encoding ATP-binding protein, translated as MRVFYARRWADLPLRGKALVVISLPLVVLLLSLVLIYITERQTARAEEDVRRVLLVQGDIQTVHTLLAEAAASVRGYLLTRREDFLPGYLKAKPLIESALRRLDSNVRDERVRAQLTAITPLINSKVDGLEQMLSDREAKPESITTILINNKYILDELREHISTMLTLEDTLLAERTAAAYATRQRLLFSTLLAALCGLFGAIVAVLFLSKGIVARVQQVQGNAQRLALGQPLRPQPPENDEIGQLGTRLVEAGLLLAERERALRDNEERLRLIIDGVKDYGIFALDTRGYVTSWNAGAERIKGYTEQEIIGQHFSVFYLAQECPQHPEMALREATRNGHYMEEAWRVRKNGSRFWASVVITAQYDSSGALRGFSKITRDITDRRAAEIALRTAREEAERASRAKSEFLSRMSHELRTPLNSILGFAQLLDMDSHPGQKAQIGHILRAGQHLLTLINEVLDIAKIEAGRLPLNIESVPLAIALQEALTLVSPMAADAGIHLAPLPTLAADSGIVADRQRLTQVLLNLLSNAIKYNRPEGQVSIEVKVDQQRIAVSVSDNGKGIAADRLGQLFKPFERLETNPNVEGSGLGLALSKSLLEMMNGSLTVQSQTGAGSRFTLELPFVRLQETAGTAAAPIDNRPLIPALAGPDVQGKVLCIEDNLSSLALIETVLQRRPGIKLLSSMQGQLGLDLAAQHAPQLILLDVSLPDIDGLNVLQRLRQSAITRTTPVLMITADASDLTRLALSDAGATAVLTKPIHIPSFLAHLDQYFPEPV; from the coding sequence ATGAGGGTGTTTTACGCCAGACGCTGGGCCGACCTGCCGCTACGGGGCAAGGCCCTGGTGGTCATTTCCCTGCCATTGGTGGTCCTGCTGCTGTCACTGGTGTTGATCTACATCACCGAGCGCCAGACCGCCCGTGCCGAAGAAGACGTGCGCCGGGTATTGCTGGTGCAAGGCGATATCCAGACCGTGCACACCTTGCTCGCCGAAGCGGCCGCCAGCGTGCGCGGTTATCTGCTGACACGTCGGGAGGATTTCCTGCCGGGTTATCTGAAAGCCAAGCCCCTGATCGAATCTGCCCTGCGCCGGCTCGATAGCAACGTTCGTGATGAACGGGTGCGTGCACAACTCACCGCCATCACGCCGCTGATCAACAGCAAAGTCGATGGCCTGGAGCAAATGCTCAGCGATCGCGAGGCGAAACCCGAGTCGATCACCACCATCCTGATCAACAACAAGTACATCCTCGATGAATTGCGCGAGCACATCAGCACCATGCTCACCCTTGAGGACACGTTGCTGGCCGAGCGTACTGCGGCGGCATACGCGACCCGCCAGCGGCTGTTGTTCTCAACCTTGCTGGCCGCCCTTTGCGGGCTATTCGGTGCCATCGTGGCGGTGCTGTTTTTGTCCAAAGGGATCGTGGCCAGGGTGCAGCAAGTCCAGGGCAATGCCCAACGCCTGGCCCTCGGGCAGCCGTTGCGGCCGCAACCGCCGGAGAACGATGAGATAGGCCAGTTGGGCACTCGTCTGGTGGAGGCCGGCCTACTGCTGGCTGAACGCGAGCGAGCGCTGCGCGACAATGAAGAGCGCTTGCGGCTGATCATCGACGGTGTGAAGGACTACGGGATCTTTGCCCTCGACACCCGGGGTTATGTCACTAGTTGGAACGCCGGTGCCGAGCGGATCAAGGGCTACACGGAACAGGAAATCATCGGCCAACACTTCTCGGTGTTTTATCTGGCGCAAGAGTGCCCGCAGCATCCCGAGATGGCCCTGCGTGAGGCCACTCGCAACGGGCACTATATGGAAGAGGCATGGCGCGTTCGCAAGAATGGCAGCCGCTTCTGGGCCAGCGTGGTGATCACCGCGCAATACGACAGCAGCGGCGCGTTGCGCGGGTTCTCGAAGATCACCCGGGACATTACCGATCGCCGCGCGGCCGAGATTGCGTTGCGCACCGCCCGCGAAGAAGCGGAGCGCGCCAGCCGGGCCAAAAGCGAATTCCTGTCGCGCATGAGCCACGAACTGCGTACCCCGCTCAACTCGATCCTGGGCTTTGCGCAACTGCTGGACATGGACTCGCACCCCGGGCAAAAGGCGCAGATCGGTCACATCCTGCGTGCCGGCCAGCACCTGCTGACCCTGATCAACGAAGTGCTGGACATTGCCAAGATCGAAGCCGGACGCCTGCCGCTGAACATCGAATCCGTGCCCTTGGCGATCGCCCTGCAAGAAGCCCTGACGCTGGTCTCGCCGATGGCCGCCGACGCCGGCATCCATCTGGCGCCATTGCCAACGCTGGCCGCTGACAGCGGGATCGTCGCCGATCGACAACGCCTGACTCAAGTGCTGCTGAACCTGCTGTCAAACGCCATCAAGTACAACCGGCCTGAGGGTCAGGTGAGCATCGAGGTCAAGGTTGATCAGCAGCGAATCGCCGTGTCGGTCAGCGATAACGGCAAGGGCATTGCGGCTGATCGCCTGGGTCAACTGTTCAAGCCGTTCGAGCGCCTGGAGACCAACCCGAATGTGGAAGGCAGCGGCCTTGGCCTGGCGCTGAGCAAGAGCCTGCTGGAAATGATGAACGGCAGCCTGACCGTGCAAAGCCAAACCGGCGCCGGTTCCCGATTTACCCTGGAGTTACCGTTTGTACGCTTGCAGGAAACCGCCGGGACAGCCGCTGCACCCATCGATAACCGACCGCTAATCCCAGCACTCGCCGGCCCTGATGTTCAGGGCAAGGTGTTGTGCATCGAAGACAACCTCTCCAGCCTGGCACTCATCGAAACCGTGCTGCAACGGCGACCCGGGATAAAACTGCTCTCAAGCATGCAAGGGCAACTGGGGCTGGATCTGGCCGCTCAACATGCGCCACAGCTTATCCTGCTGGATGTCTCGCTGCCGGACATCGACGGGCTGAACGTTCTGCAGCGCTTGCGCCAGTCCGCAATCACCCGAACCACCCCGGTGCTGATGATCACCGCCGACGCCAGCGACCTCACCCGTCTGGCCTTGAGCGACGCGGGTGCGACAGCCGTGCTAACCAAACCGATTCACATTCCTTCGTTCCTCGCCCACCTCGACCAGTACTTTCCGGAGCCCGTGTGA
- a CDS encoding response regulator, translating into MTHVLRLVLADDHEVTRTGFVALLAGHPQFEVVGQARDGQEAVELCERLLPDIVILDIRMPLLNGLGAARLLQQRLPALKVVIFTMDDSPDHLEAAMSAGAVGYLLKDANRDEVIDALQRVAAGEEALNSSVSARLLRRMTERNTSGATPTENLTTRERQVLGLVANGMSNRLIGETLGITTGTAKAHVERVIGKLGAADRTQAAVRGIALGLVTQP; encoded by the coding sequence ATGACCCACGTCTTACGTCTCGTGCTCGCTGATGATCATGAAGTCACGCGCACCGGTTTCGTCGCCTTGCTGGCGGGTCACCCGCAATTCGAAGTGGTCGGTCAGGCCCGCGATGGTCAGGAAGCAGTCGAGCTGTGCGAACGGTTGCTTCCGGACATCGTGATCCTCGACATCCGCATGCCGTTGCTCAACGGCCTGGGCGCCGCACGCCTGCTTCAGCAACGCCTGCCTGCCCTGAAAGTGGTGATCTTCACCATGGACGACAGCCCCGATCACCTGGAAGCGGCCATGAGTGCCGGCGCCGTCGGTTACCTGCTCAAAGACGCCAACCGTGACGAAGTGATCGACGCCCTGCAGCGAGTCGCCGCCGGTGAAGAAGCCCTCAATAGCTCCGTCAGCGCCCGCCTGCTACGACGCATGACCGAGCGTAATACGAGTGGCGCCACACCCACCGAAAACCTCACGACCCGAGAACGCCAGGTGCTTGGGCTGGTGGCCAACGGCATGAGCAACCGTCTGATCGGCGAGACACTGGGGATTACCACCGGCACGGCAAAAGCCCACGTCGAACGGGTCATCGGAAAACTCGGGGCGGCTGATCGAACCCAGGCTGCGGTCCGTGGCATTGCTCTGGGCCTGGTGACTCAACCATGA
- a CDS encoding sensor histidine kinase has product MQNPPHDPGSALAIRTQYRQSESRAARLRLLVDTGQELTRLAPDAMRERVLARACAFLAMDHGLLLEWDADGRVSTTARHGSRDRLNSLEVVADRTMRTPYWQDRPGESLPNVLRVPLRGGDGNAFGALVLANSVSLRVPDNEDSESLQLLATLLAAHLENDRLLMALKARDRTLSDLVNRLFRAQEDERKRVAYDLHDGLAQTLAGLHQRLQGFAGRCPILPETLGADLQTILALAQHCVVEGRQLIGGLRPTVLDDFGLLKAVDKEADRLREAGISVHWIARCEARFPSQVEIGLFRIAQEAINNILKHSQANQVQLALQLHEGQALLGVDDNGKGFAATEQQLDTDNARQLGLATMQERASLLGGRLTCVSAINCGTRLHIGVPANLDGTPQ; this is encoded by the coding sequence ATGCAAAACCCGCCCCATGACCCCGGTAGCGCCTTGGCCATCCGCACCCAATATCGACAATCCGAGAGTCGCGCGGCGCGCCTGCGGCTGTTGGTGGACACCGGGCAGGAGTTGACCCGCCTGGCCCCGGATGCCATGCGCGAGCGGGTGTTGGCGCGGGCTTGCGCCTTCCTCGCGATGGACCACGGGTTGCTGCTGGAGTGGGACGCCGATGGGCGCGTCAGCACCACCGCCCGGCATGGCAGTCGTGATCGACTGAACAGCCTGGAGGTCGTCGCCGACCGCACAATGCGCACGCCGTACTGGCAGGACCGTCCGGGGGAATCCTTGCCCAATGTGCTGCGAGTGCCATTACGCGGTGGCGACGGGAATGCCTTTGGCGCCCTGGTGCTGGCCAACAGCGTGAGTCTGCGGGTGCCGGACAACGAAGACAGCGAATCCTTGCAACTGCTCGCCACTCTGCTGGCAGCTCACCTTGAAAACGACCGATTGCTGATGGCGCTCAAAGCCCGGGATCGCACCCTGTCGGACCTGGTCAACCGGCTGTTTCGCGCGCAAGAAGACGAGCGTAAACGCGTCGCTTATGACCTGCACGACGGCCTGGCCCAAACCCTCGCTGGATTGCACCAGCGTCTGCAAGGTTTTGCCGGCCGCTGCCCGATACTGCCGGAGACCCTCGGGGCGGACTTGCAGACGATTCTGGCGCTGGCCCAGCATTGCGTGGTTGAAGGCCGGCAACTGATCGGCGGCCTGCGCCCGACGGTGCTCGACGATTTCGGTTTGCTCAAGGCAGTCGATAAAGAAGCCGATCGACTGCGCGAAGCCGGAATCAGCGTGCACTGGATCGCACGTTGCGAGGCGCGTTTTCCCAGTCAGGTGGAGATCGGCTTGTTCAGGATCGCCCAGGAAGCGATCAACAACATCCTTAAACATTCTCAGGCCAACCAGGTACAACTGGCGCTGCAACTGCACGAAGGACAGGCCTTGCTGGGGGTGGACGATAACGGTAAAGGCTTTGCTGCCACCGAACAACAACTCGATACCGACAACGCTCGACAATTGGGCCTCGCCACCATGCAGGAACGCGCCAGCCTGTTGGGTGGACGCCTCACCTGCGTCAGCGCAATCAACTGCGGCACCCGACTGCACATCGGCGTGCCCGCGAACCTGGATGGAACACCCCAATGA
- a CDS encoding SgcJ/EcaC family oxidoreductase, with product MKFRTPAIALLFALSAPFVQAAETAPYVYRTLAQAPANVKDREIAGLFDRWNSALQTGNVQSVVDLYAPGAVLQPTVSNQVRTTPDQIKDYFDHFMALKPVGQVNYREIRQLGSNVAMDSGVYTFTLTEATGKIRQVQARYTFVYEQVDGQWKILNHHSSAMPEAQVQHAKQ from the coding sequence ATGAAATTCAGAACCCCGGCCATCGCCCTGCTTTTCGCCTTGAGCGCACCCTTTGTTCAAGCAGCGGAGACGGCCCCGTATGTCTACCGCACTTTGGCCCAAGCGCCTGCCAACGTGAAGGACCGTGAGATTGCCGGTTTGTTTGACCGTTGGAACAGCGCGTTGCAGACCGGTAACGTTCAATCGGTGGTCGACCTCTATGCGCCGGGCGCCGTGTTGCAGCCAACGGTGTCCAATCAAGTGCGCACTACGCCGGATCAGATCAAGGACTACTTTGATCACTTCATGGCGCTCAAGCCGGTGGGCCAAGTCAACTACCGCGAAATCCGCCAACTGGGCAGCAATGTGGCCATGGACAGCGGCGTCTACACCTTCACCCTGACCGAGGCGACCGGCAAGATTCGTCAGGTGCAGGCACGCTATACCTTCGTCTACGAACAGGTCGACGGTCAGTGGAAGATTCTCAATCACCATTCTTCGGCGATGCCTGAAGCACAGGTGCAACACGCCAAGCAGTAA
- a CDS encoding Bax inhibitor-1/YccA family protein produces the protein MREQDYAVNNSVQAEQLEVSRVLRNTYGLLALTLAFSGVMAYVAQQMRVGYPNIFVVLIGFYGLFFLTNKLRDSAWGLVSAFALTGFMGFLLGPILNRYLGMQGGAEVVSSAFAMTALVFGGLSAYVLISRKDMSFLSGFITAGFFVLLGAVVASFFFQISGLQLAISAGFVLFSSVCILFQTSAIIHGGERNYIMATISLYVSIYNLFISLLQIFGIMSRDD, from the coding sequence ATGCGCGAACAGGATTACGCAGTTAATAACAGCGTGCAGGCTGAGCAGCTAGAGGTTAGCCGCGTCCTGCGCAACACTTACGGCTTACTGGCCCTCACTCTCGCATTCAGCGGCGTGATGGCGTATGTCGCCCAGCAGATGCGGGTCGGCTACCCGAACATTTTCGTGGTGCTGATCGGTTTCTACGGCCTTTTCTTCCTGACCAACAAGCTCCGTGATTCCGCCTGGGGCCTGGTGTCGGCATTTGCCCTGACCGGTTTCATGGGTTTCCTGCTCGGCCCGATCCTCAACCGTTACCTGGGCATGCAGGGCGGGGCGGAAGTCGTCAGCTCGGCCTTCGCGATGACCGCGCTGGTGTTCGGCGGCCTGTCGGCCTATGTGCTGATCTCCCGCAAGGACATGAGTTTCCTCAGTGGCTTCATCACTGCGGGGTTCTTCGTGTTGCTGGGTGCGGTGGTGGCCAGCTTCTTCTTCCAGATCAGCGGCCTGCAACTGGCGATCAGCGCAGGTTTCGTGCTGTTCTCCTCGGTCTGCATTCTGTTCCAGACCAGCGCCATCATCCATGGCGGCGAGCGTAACTACATCATGGCGACCATCAGCCTGTATGTATCGATCTACAACCTGTTTATCAGCTTGTTGCAGATCTTCGGCATCATGAGCCGCGATGATTGA
- a CDS encoding Lrp/AsnC family transcriptional regulator: protein MTDDIDQVLITALMEDSRRSLKALANISGLSSPSVAERLRRLEERGVLKGYTVEIDPRCFGYQLQAIVRIRPLPGQLQEVERQIQAIPEFTECDKVTGDDCFIARLHVRSMEQLDTLLDRLNTHAETNTAIVKKTPVKRRLPPMAF from the coding sequence ATGACCGATGACATCGACCAGGTGCTGATCACGGCCTTGATGGAGGACTCGCGACGCTCGCTCAAGGCCCTGGCCAATATCAGCGGACTGTCTTCGCCCAGTGTCGCCGAGCGTCTGCGCCGCCTTGAGGAACGGGGTGTGCTCAAGGGTTATACGGTCGAGATCGATCCACGGTGCTTCGGCTATCAGCTGCAGGCCATCGTCCGCATTCGCCCACTGCCGGGGCAGTTGCAGGAGGTGGAGCGGCAGATTCAGGCGATTCCGGAATTCACCGAATGCGACAAGGTGACTGGGGACGATTGTTTTATTGCGCGGTTGCATGTGCGGTCGATGGAGCAACTGGACACCCTGCTTGACCGGCTTAATACCCATGCTGAAACCAACACTGCGATCGTCAAGAAGACCCCGGTCAAGCGGCGGTTGCCTCCGATGGCGTTCTGA